In Sander lucioperca isolate FBNREF2018 chromosome 12, SLUC_FBN_1.2, whole genome shotgun sequence, one DNA window encodes the following:
- the LOC116040667 gene encoding uncharacterized protein LOC116040667 isoform X3, with protein sequence MNFESLESSIQNLLSVLYPPFEATAPTLLSQLFHIIDSRYHGDPLRCLLDFLVPAKNILDTVQQAACAQYSDVLFLCEGWPLCLHDQVVIHLAPINPLLLQPGDFYLQVAPFCDQSARIVVCSLLEEEGLLVEVVEETPIPETSYPCIFSRDWLEEINQGRHGTPLSQCLLATEQGVVRLPWERVALPDFVDVPLCAGSSMASAPPSNPPLPPPLPHPHPPPLPHFPENSASNRSFPLSPSKESAPKQYPVTIQNSILTSASQHSAFTVETRICPARHGIAVSLCLVDTSAASSSRLVKVKETETELKPIGWVSPNTWDSYFTGTDPNTATETRTVSGTCTPARGDITTYKREDKGVIVSENIVPHKHKEPNNKDICRRGPAGHAVAEGEYIDILQATMLFNRDQSATEEQQTLEVQMQSHTQIEPQMQRHPQRRAQMQPRVEMESFGQAQRQSNTQIPPQAQSQAHVQSPTKPQPQSHSRSEAAVSLRPNMSAETALRHSQSYHPHPDSLEPSQCVRTVQFSEKPCTPCMRRRQGGKASRAQELKCRYRDSYQAAIQNPVTFGKEKESGNMLAVVEEDGDFSQCDDRLPGTETGDPWCNVQGMWFDSGMQHQSPSSVSGAICKESGERNAVPYWKTGDTNTAPCMDYRGNNVLKIGALPEQTAERNTYLPFREPRDAHSAKTCGNLHIVNRTNIAAGTRINNNRALSSSNDQSDVISAKHHRQFPSTEISSMTLKPRERLQSRTNSTGASPNFPKSLSAPQNRRESMSDGRCSSLSTAVVDTSEKCALVIVEGQNVRRRENTGSCAEIPQLHVVKCKNSTAFGLVSPKINRRKMVIPDAAQPGTTFITSRNGHQTKNPLQTDPPPTTETRKISQPASTRPRPDHLPLGSPDPRAHPLYLGVASRTGGRDRTGRAIVELYGHHQGWRSAVTSQELFQMLLYFRTITRREIREAGMTLIFDSRKTNPQPQLYKALMTLQEQTPQAVNSFVLLVDKESSLRPERCPGIQQTEVVTSMKALFKLAEVSQLSARLDGTLSHSHCDWIELHQKLFPFVSDLHEASSLLLRAISELEEPQRTDTVQTVQQCMMDQRTLMRNVLEDSRLVSLQREGGAILARLRKESDLRYPHCEDLSDAVDSVSSLYNHVEEQAHILVQRSNMSLEHLEYLLQLREVEGHLMQMLQWFNVEGERHLLEAESVEDSGDRMEQILNNFTRFLIEANDRRHHAMTLVSEAEQLQQIGFSYPETEAFGTLVCTFKSGLEDFLCRAEACGRELQVMVNVCDFCEQATALASECIEYLDQTQSRIHTMQDHDQTTTPVNHTNTQPTQHQNQDSGPSAASLCPFDVHTPHAPNVLLSSNDTSILQNFQDRFLQFSPERFQEVKAQAIALQGSRGMQVWNVAWLRCQEARQQFKERMQDVEKVYHQQVDSTSWCEPHYVDVVSTNVETPSPGGQSLVVQSTPGPLHPQWEGIVSGAVDLGKRRPILGSNDTNSTTVACCNIKPEDRSDAGTSQGSKVTPQSPHRSARRTERETRRRQTSRARSERDAAALSQSHTVGCQWFSWGLGLGVRSVSQDSCTTGVATAGSFTPPEQQVRPPSSCSHHGQPSSRILQEAQKFQISRHGSFCSEDSCMSDRGAVGGNGTLCCKHSSLPIGRYEGAFCLAGPQESASNALRLQRVLEELVFTEREYVRSLGYILNHYLPLLDRPDIPQDLRGKRGVIFGNLEKLYDFHSHYFLPELEACQREPAMVARCFLRHSESFGLYALYSKNKPLSDALILHRRHDIFKKKQQELGDMMDLSSYLLRPIQRISKYSLLLQDILALAGSYRPKDMIQETLLASSVCAQSVCGPGSFVPDLTSSEKERERTEIQAAADLVRFQMRHGNDLLTMDAIQECDVNLKEQGQLIRQDEFTVFFRKKKCVRRIFLFEDLILFSKTKRTDIGNDVYVYKQSFKTSDIGMTHNSSVSSLCFEIWFRRRKSEDTYTLKASSMELKKAWTTDLEKILWDQAAHSRELRMQERVFMGMGRKPFMDIQPSDAAICDRAVNCALPGRRA encoded by the exons AACTTTGAATCTCTGGAAAGTTCGATCCAGAACCTGCTGTCGGTGCTGTACCCGCCCTTCGAGGCCACCGCCCCCACCCTTCTCAGCCAGCTCTTCCACATCATTGATAGTCGTTATCATGGAGATCCCCTGCGATGCCTGCTGGACTTTCTGGTCCCAGCCAAGAACATCTTAGACACCGTGCAGCAGGCTGCATGT GCTCAGTACTCTGATGTACTTTTCCTGTGTGAGGGCTGGCCTCTGTGTTTGCATGACCAAGTTGTCATCCACCTCGCTCCTATCAACCCCCTGCTACTTCAGCCTGGTGACTTTTATCTCCAGGTGGCACCATTCTGTGACCAATCAGCTCGCATCGTGGTCTGCAGCCTCCTGGAAGAGGAGGGGCTTTTAGTGGAAGTAGTGGAGGAGACCCCGATCCCTGAAACTTCCTATCCTTGTATATTCAGCCGTGACTGGTTAGAGGAGATCAACCAGGGCCGCCATGGAACGCCTCTCAGCCAATGCCTGCTCGCCACCGAGCAGGGCGTGGTGAGGTTACCATGGGAACGGGTGGCCCTGCCTGATTTTGTGGATGTGCCACTGTGTGCTGGGAGTAGTATGGCCTCTGCTCCTCCTTCAAATCCTCCTTTACCACCTCCGCttcctcatcctcatcctccacctcttcctcatttCCCTGAGAATTCTGCATCAAATCGTTCatttcctctttctccttcAAAGGAATCTGCACCAAAACAGTATCCTGTAACCATTCAAAATTCTATTTTAACATCTGCTTCACAGCACTCTGCCTTCACTGTGGAGACCAGAATATGTCCGGCGAGGCACGGCATTGCTGTGTCACTCTGCCTGGTGGATACTAGTGCCGCTTCTTCATCTAGGCTGGTGAAAGTGAAAGAGACTGAAACTGAGCTTAAGCCTATTGGCTGGGTGTCCCCTAATACGTGGGACAGCTACTTTACTGGGACAGATCCAAATACAGCTACAGAAACTCGCACTGTTTCAGGTACATGCACCCCAGCAAGGGGAGATATAACTACGTACAAACGTGAAGATAAGGGTGTAATTGTGTCTGAAAATATAGTGCCACATAAACATAAAGAGCCAAACAACAAAGATATATGCAGGAGAGGACCAGCAGGCCACGCTGTTGCAGAAGGGGAATATATTGATATTCTTCAGGCAACTATGCTTTTTAATAGAGATCAGTCAGCAACTGAAGAACAACAGACATTAGAAGTGCAAATGCAATCGCACACACAAATCGAACCACAAATGCAAAGACATCCACAAAGACGAGCACAAATGCAACCACGTGTAGAAATGGAGTCATTCGGGCAAGCACAGAGACAGTCAAACACACAGATACCACCTCAAGCACAGTCACAAGCACATGTGCAGTCACCTACAAAACCACAACCACAAAGTCATTCTAGATCAGAGGCTGCTGTGTCATTAAGGCCCAACATGTCTGCAGAAACAGCTCTCCGCCATTCCCAATCCTATCACCCTCACCCTGACTCCCTTGAACCTTCTCAGTGTGTCCGCACTGTCCAGTTCTCAGAGAAACCCTGTACCCCGTGCATGAGGAGAAGACAAGGCGGAAAGGCTTCCAGAGCTCAGGAGCTTAAGTGTCGATACAGGGACTCCTACCAGGCTGCTATACAAAACCCTGTCACCTTTGGAAAGGAGAAGGAGAGTGGGAATATGTTAGCTGTGGTGGAGGAGGATGGTGATTTCTCACAGTGCGATGACAGACTACCAGGGACTGAAACAGGGGATCCATGGTGTAATGTTCAAGGAATGTGGTTTGATTCAGGGATGCAACACCAGTCTCCTTCCTCTGTCAGTGGAGCCATCTGTAAGGAGTCAGGAGAAAGGAACGCTGTTCCATATTGGAAAACAGGCGATACAAACACTGCCCCCTGTATGGATTACAGGggaaacaatgttttaaaaattgGTGCGCTACCAGAACAAACAGCTGAAAGGAACACTTACTTGCCATTTAGGGAACCAAGGGATGCACACTCTGCCAAAACTTGTGGCAATTTACACATTGTGAACAGGACAAATATAGCAGCAGGAACAAGGATAAACAATAATAGAGCTTTGTCAAGTTCAAATGATCAGTCAGATGTCATCTCTGCCAAACACCACAGACAGTTTCCTTCCACTGAAATTTCATCGATGACCCTCAAGCCTCGTGAACGGCTACAAAGCCGAACTAATTCCACAGGAGCGAGTCCAAACTTTCCTAAGTCTCTTTCAGCGCCACAGAACCGACGGGAGTCCATGTCAGATGGAAGATGTTCATCCCTCTCTACAGCTGTGGTGGACACCTCAGAGAAGTGTGCGCTGGTCATTGTTGAAGGTCAAAATGTCAGGAGAAGAGAAAATACTGGCTCCTGTGCAGAGATTCCCCAGCTGCATGTGGTCAAATGTAAAAACAGCACAGCCTTTGGACTGGTTTCACCCAAGATCAACAGGAGGAAGATGGTCATTCCAG ATGCTGCTCAGCCTGGCACTACGTTCATAACCAGTAGAAATGGCCATCAGACGAAGAACCCGTTACAGACAGATCCACCTCCAACAACAGAGACAAGGAAGATTTCCCAGCCTGCCTCTACTCGTCCCAGACCTGACCACCTTCCCCTGGGATCCCCAGACCCCAGAGCCCACCCCCTCTACTTAGGAGTAGCATCTCGCACAG GTGGCAGAGACAGGACAGGCAGGGCAATAGTTGAGCTCTATGGACACCACCAAGGATGGAGATCAGCTGTAACAAGCCAGGAGCTCTTCCAGATGCTGCTCTACTTCCGTACCATCACCAG GAGAGAAATCAGAGAAGCTGGGATGACACTCATTTTTGATTCGAGGAAGACAAATCCTCAACCGCAGCTCTATAAGGCCTTGATGACACTTCAG GAACAGACTCCCCAGGCAGTGAACAGTTTCGTGCTGCTGGTGGACAAGGAGAGCAGCCTTCGGCCAGAGAGGTGTCCCGGAATCCAG CAGACTGAAGTGGTGACATCGATGAAAGCCTTGTTCAAGCTGGCGGAGGTGAGTCAGCTGAGCGCCCGCCTGGATGGCACGCTGTCTCACAGCCACTGTGACTGGATAGAGCTGCACCAG AAACTCTTCCCATTTGTGTCTGATCTTCACGAGGCATCCAGCCTTCTTCTGAGAGCCATTAGTGAGTTAGAAGAGCCCCAGAGGACAGACACTGTACAG ACTGTGCAGCAGTGCATGATGGACCAGAGGACACTGATGAGGAATGTACTGGAGGACAGCCGATTGGTCAGCCTGCAGAGGGAGGGCGGAGCCATCTTGGCGAGGCTGAGGAAGGAGAGTGACCTCAGATACCCCCACTGCGAGGACCTCAG TGACGCAGTAGACTCGGTGAGCAGCCTGTACAACCACGTGGAGGAGCAGGCTCACATCCTCGTGCAAAGGTCCAACATGTCACTGGAACACCTGGAGTATCTGCTGCAACTCAGAGAGGTGGAGGGACACTTAATGCAG ATGCTACAATGGTTTAACGTAGAGGGAGAGCGCCACCTGCTGGAGGCTGAATCAGTCGAGGACTCTGGGGACCGAATGGAGCAGATCCTCAACAACTTCACTCGTTTCCTTATTGAAGCTAAT GACCGAAGGCACCACGCCATGACGTTAGTGTCAGAGGCAGAGCAACTCCAGCAGATTGGGTTCTCCTACCCAGAGACGGAGGCATTTGGGACTTTAGTCTGCACCTTCAAATCAGGCCTAGAGGACTTTCTGTGCAGAGCAGAGGCATGCGGCAGGGAGCTGCAGGTCATGGTCAACGTGTGTGATTTTTGTGAGCAG GCTACAGCTCTGGCCAGCGAATGCATTGAGTACCTGGACCAGACTCAATCCAGAATCCACACAATGCAAGACCATGACCAGACTACAACACCTGTcaatcacacaaacactcagCCAACGCAACACCAAAACCAAGACTCTGGACCGAGCGCTGCATCCCTTTGCCCGTTTGATGTCCACACACCTCATGCTCCAAATGTTTTACTGTCAAGCAATGACACCTCCATCCTGCAGAATTTTCAAGACAGGTTCCTCCAGTTCAGCCCAGAGAGATTTCAGGAGGTGAAGGCCCAGGCCATTGCCCTACAGGGCTCCAGAGGGATGCAGGTCTGGAACGTAGCCTGGCTGAGATGCCAGGAGGCCAGGCAGCAGTTTAAGGAGAGGATGCAGGATGTGGAGAAAGTTTACCACCAACAGGTAGACTCTACCAGCTGGTGTGAACCTCATTATGTTGATGTGGTAAGCACTAATGTTGAGACACCGTCCCCCGGTGGCCAGAGTCTGGTGGTACAATCAACTCCCGGGCCTCTGCACCCACAGTGGGAGGGCATTGTGTCGGGAGCGGTGGATTTAGGGAAGAGAAGGCCGATCCTGGGCAGCAACGACACTAACTCAACAACTGTAGCCTGCTGTAACATCAAACCTGAGGATCGCAGTGATGCTGGAACCAGccaggggtcaaaggtcactcCACAGTCACCTCACAG GTCAGCAAGgagaacagaaagagagacgaggaggagacagacaagcagagcgaggagtgagagagatgcCGCTGCTCTGTCTCAGTCCCACACTGTTGGCTGTCAGTGGTTTTCATGGGGACTAGGTCTTGGAGTGAGGTCGGTGAGTCAGGACTCGTGCACCACTGGAGTAGCGACGGCGGGGTCATTCACTCCTCCAGAGCAGCAAGTTCGACCCCCGTCATCCTGCTCCCACCATGGTCAGCCGTCTTCTCGGATCCTCCAGGAGGCTCAGAAGTTCCAGATCTCTCGCCACGGGAGCTTCTGCTCAGAAGACTCCTGTATGAGTGACCGGGGGGCTGTAGGGGGTAACGGGACTTTATGCTGCAAACACTCGAGCCTCCCCATCGGGAGATATGAGGGGGCCTTTTGTTTGGCAGGTCCACAGGAGAGTGCCAGCAATGCCCT GAGGCTGCAGCGTGTCCTGGAGGAGCTGGTGTTTACAGAGAGAGAATATGTCCGCTCACTGGGCTACATCCTGAACCACTACCTCCCCCTGCTGGACAGACCAGACATCCCCCAGGACCTCAGGGGCAAGCGAGGTGTCATCTTTGGCAACCTGGAGAAGCTTTATGACTTCCACAGCCACTACTTCCTGCCCGAGCTGGAGGCCTGCCAGAGGGAGCCCGCCATGGTGGCACGCTGCTTTCTCAGACAT AGTGAGAGTTTCGGCCTGTACGCTCTGTACAGCAAGAACAAACCTCTGTCAGACGCCCTGATCCTGCACCGTCGCCATGACATCTTCAAG AAGAAGCAGCAGGAGCTGGGGGACATGATGGACCTTTCATCCTACCTGCTGAGGCCTATCCAGAGGATCAGCAAGTACAGCCTCCTTCTGCAGGACATACTGGCTCTGGCTGGCTCATACAGGCCAAAAGACATGATCCAGGAAACACTGCTCGCATCTAGTGTGTGCGCGCAAAGTGTGTGTGGCCCGGGTTCGTTTGTGCCTGATCTGACGAGCAGTGAGAAGGAGCGGGAGAGGACTGAGATCCAAGCTGCTGCAGACCTGGTTCGGTTTCAGATGCGCCACGGCAACGATTTGCTCACCATGGACGCCATCCAGGAGTGTGAT GTAAATTTAAAAGAGCAGGGCCAGCTCATTCGCCAGGACGAGTTCACAGTTTTCTTTAGGAAGAAGAAATGTGTTCGCCGCATCTTTCTCTTTGAAGATCTCATCCTCTTCAGCAAGACCAAGAGGACAGATATTGGCAACGATGTTTATGTCTACAAGCAATCATTCAAG ACAAGCGACATCGGGATGACCCACAACTCAAGTGTAAGCAGCTTGTGTTTTGAGATCTGGTTCCGCAGGAGAAAAAGTGAGGACACCTACACCCTGAAGGCCTCCAGCATGGAGCTGAAGAAAGCCTGGACTACTGACCTGGAGAAGATTCTGTGGGATCAGGCTGCTCACAGTCGAG AGCTGCGTATGCAGGAGAGGGTGTTCATGGGAATGGGCCGCAAACCTTTTATGGACATTCAACCCAGTGATGCTGCCATCTGTGACCGAGCCGTGAACTGCGCTCTGCCTGGGCGAA GAGCTTAG